From the Candidatus Saccharibacteria bacterium genome, the window GCTGAACGATCCAAAGATTGAAGCTGTCTTTTCAGGGAGCATACCCCTACCGCCTGGCGGGACAACTTCGATGCCCTCAGTATACCATGAGAGGTATGCAATAGCTAGGTTTTGCTGGTTTCCGTGCGTAAAAATGCCCGAAGTTTGTCGAGTTTCGGGTTTATAACTATTTGGCAATAGGCTTGCTCGGGGTGCTGCTCGAAGTAATTGTGGTGATACGCCTCTGCCTCGTAAAAGACCATGAGCGGGGCAACCTCTGTGACTATACGGGCTTCTGTTTTACCTCGGAGCTCACGTATAACAGATTGAGCTTTCACCTCATCCGCTTCATCACTGTATAAAATAATTGAACGATACTCCGTACCAACATCTGCACCCTGTCGGTTCAGTGTGGTTGGGTCGTGCGTCGCGAAAAAGATGCGCAGGATACGTTCTAGAGTCGTTTTCGTTTCGTCGTACTCTACCCGCACTACTTCGGCGTGGCCGGTTTTGCCACCACACACCTGTTCGTAAGTCGGATTTGGCGTCTTACCTCCAGCATACCCAGGAACAACCCGTGTCATGCCTTCGACCCGCACAAATACCGCCTCTGTACACCAAAAACACCCTCCCCCAAGCACAATCGACTTCACGCCGCCTCTTTTCTGCGACTTTCTAGCCATAAACCAAATTTGAAATATATAAATACAATGGCGAAGATGTTTGCAGCAAGTATGTATAGCTGAAACCCAGCGGTCTCAAAGTTCCAGTTTTTGACGGTCATGAGCCCCATAATGGTTGCAACTTCACTTGCCATGAAAGTCCAGGGACTTTCCGTTTCTGGGTGATAGTACGCTTTCACCAGAGTCGGCAAAAAGGCCAATCCATCAGCCAATATACTAAAGATGATTGCCACGTTACCCTCTGACCCACACTCACTTTTTTCCTCCTCCCCGTACATGAGCCACCGGTATCGGTGGTAGCAGCGGCGTACGTAGTAGCCGTTGCATATACTCCCAGGCTTGCTTGAACCAGCTCAGTCGTTTCTTGGGATGAATCTTCTGCTGTTGTTTTGGTAGTACTTTGACCGCATAGCGCCACAGTAACCACCAACCGAGGAAGACAAACAGCAGCAAGTTACGGATGACTTGTGGTTTTCTGACTCGTTGCCACTCCAATCGTTGCAACCACTTCACATCCTTGAAGGCTTCTTCAATTTCGAACCTTTCTGCGTAACGGTTCAGGACTTGTCTTCTGGTGAGGGCCTCTGTTCCCTCGCTCGGTAGGTTGGTCAACAAAAACCAGGGCTCCGGATCCTTCATGTTCGGATTGTAATCCGAACGAATAAGTCGGAGCTTATGTGTATGGTACGTGATGGGTAATTCCTCATGACTAATGTCATGGATGGGTTCCTTCCACCAGCTGGGATCCCAGGGAAGCTGAACGAGCTTGTCGCTCTTGGTACGAGCGATGAAGTGCACATCGTACAGGGCAAACAAAGTGAACAGTTTGTCACTAGCAAACCAGCGATCCATGACAAGTACCAGTTGCAGATCTGGTGCATTAACTTGAAGGAAATGGAACAGTCCTCCAGCGCCACTAGAAGTGGCGCAATGAGAGCTGCTTCGCTGAGGTTCACCTGACACCAAATGGGTATAGCTCGACCCTTGCGATGCGACACCGCCAAGATGGCGATACAAAACGGGCCGAATTGAGAGTGGTCCAGAGAGCAGTACCACCGACCAGTATGCGAAGCTAACGCTTCGCTAACCAACAATCGCTGCAAGCGCACTGGCAGTTCCTCGTCAGTAACTAACCGACGAATGCGGTTTTCTCCAGTCCAGCGATTCAGCCCAAGCTTTCGACCAGCAGCGTTGAGCGAACAGAACTCCTGAAGGGAAAACTGTTCAACTCCGAGGAAGAAGCGACGAGCCTTAGCTTTTGGGATGTATGTCGCACGCAGCCGCTTTACAGCAGTTGCCATCTTTTGTAGTGTAGTCATTAGAAAACGACCTTTCTGTTTTAGCTTTTGTAACCAAAACTGTAGGGTCGTTTTTGTTATGTGTCAAAAAAGTGAGTGTGGGTCAGCGTTACCCTCACCCGTAATCCACCACAGAAGCAATCCAAATAGCGAGAGCACACCGCAGCCAATATCAAAACGCTTCAGTTGCCACGCAGGATGCTTTACAAGAAAACTAGATACAAATATCAAAAAGGGCGAAAAACCAACGCTAAACGTCACGATACTCTGTGCCATACCTACCCCCTGCGACAGCATTGAGGCAAAGGCAATCATAGGTGCAATAGTGAGAACGCCCCACGTAACCCGGTTTGGGCGCGCCTTACCACGAAACACATCCACTACGTATGTTAACGTTCCCAGCACATTTATGACAGCCGCCACATACGCCCAATAATCTGGAATCATAGTGCTAGTATACGATAGTCGTGGTTTGTTGCCGTTATGATTTTGAGTACGTCTTCGGGCTTTAGAAATACCGTTGCCGTGTTGTCGTTTGGGTGAAAGCCAAGTTCTGGTTCCTGCATGAGCGATTCGTCTAGCAAAACCTGCATGGTTTCAGCCCCCGGGTGAAGTAGCCCGAAGATACTGACACTTCCCGGACGGACTCCCACCATCTCCTCGACCCGCTCCGGCCGAACAAACTGCAACTTTTTCACCCCGCAGACTCGCGCCAAATTCTTCATATCCAGTCGGTTCAGGCCACGCATGGCCACCATCCAGACTTGCTGCTTTTTTTCATCAGGCACGAGCAGTGTTTTTACGGGCACTTTCTCAGGCAGCTTCACACTGCTCTCTGCCACCGTAAATACTGCCTCATGTTCCTGAACTCGGTACGGTATGTTCTGCGCTTCCAAAAATGTATACACTGCATCTCGCATAGAAAACAGTATACTGCAGCGCGCTATACTAAAGCATATGGCGTTTAACCACTACGCAAAACTGAAAAGAATTCTCGATGCCGAACCGGTGGGTTGGTACATACGGCGTATAGATGAGCCCACCACCGCTCAAACATTCCGCGGTGAGCTCCGCCACTTCGACCACTACTACCGCTTGTACCACGCGGGTGGCACCGCCATAAAATACGGCAAATTCCAGCAGCTCGACCGCCTCGCCACCGCCCTGGGCGTACCCATAGAAGCGCTACCCCTTGTTTGACTTGCTGTGCAGTTCAAGCCAGGCAGCAATATCGTCTACGCTCAAATGCTCCACCGCCACCCGCACCGCAAAATCCTCGACTTGCGAGTTACTCATCCCAACCGCTATACCATTGATTTTTAGCAGAGTGAGCCCTGCAAGCATAGCCGTACGTTTATTACCATCTACAAATGGATGATCGGCAATTATACCCCGTACCATAGCAGCACTTTTTTCATACACGCTAGCGTATAGTTCAGTACCAAATACTTCCTGCGACTGGGTCGCAATAGCCGCTTCCAAACGACCCATATCCCGGATTCCATCTCCACCACCTGTGTTTGCAAGCACAAGAGCATGCAGCATCAGCAGCTGCTCAATATCTATAGTTTTGCCACTCATCGATTCGCGAGATTCTTAAACGCCTGGCGATATTTACTCATAATATCTTCTGCCGCTGCCATTACTTCATCATTTGTGGCGACGTCTGTTTTCTTGCGCACAATTAGTTCTAGCTCATCATCGTCACCAATATTAAGACGCTTTAACTCTTTAGCCGGGAGTATTACACCACGACTCGTACCGATTTTGATAGCTTTTTGAATAGTCGTAAATGTCATAGAAAAAGCTTAGCATACATTCTAATATATTACAATAAAATTATAATGTTTATGTGTTGTTCACTTCGGTGGGAGTGTGAGCGTATAGTTCCGGCTTATTTCGAGCAGGCGCGGTAGATTATCTTCGTCCAGTACCTCGGGCGCAGCCAGCAGCCAAGCTTTCATGCTCCGCCCACCAAACTCAAACGGCCCCATGCCAGGCTCTTTCAGTAATTTTTCGGCAGTTGCTTCATCTGCCTTCACAATCAGTTCATCGCCCTTCACCCCAAACGCCATATTGCGGTGTATGAAATACCCTAGCCCGCCAAACATTTTGCGCTTCAGCACATCTACCGGCCATTCAGCCACCACTTCGTCTATCCGCTCCTCCAACCCAGTGTCATATGCCATAGTTAAACCCTCGCACCTCCACGAGCCTTGTTTGCCCAGTGGTCGGCAAGTTCGTTACCTTCGTGGCCCACGTGGCCGCGCACCCAAACCAGTTCGGCACAGCTCGCGCGGTACAGCGGGCAAACTTCTTGCACAATATCGAGATTTTTTATTTCCCCGCCCTTTTTCTTCCAGCCATTTGCTTCCCAGCCCAGCGACCATTTGGTAATAACGTTTATCCAAAACTCACTGTCGGTAAGTATTTGGCACGGCTCACCGCCAGCGTGCTTTAGTGCCGCCAGTATAGCGTAGCCCTCCATACGTATATTCGTCGTTTCTCCCCCGCCCGGCTCACCTCCCAATACCACCGGCTTACCCCCACTCACCACCGCAAACCCGCCCGGCCCTGGGTTCGGAATCGCACTCCCATCGGTATAATATGTGTTCATTATTTGAGTAATTTTGGTCTTACTGCTTTGCATTCATGAACAATTAGCTCGTGTATAGCATCCAGTACTTCTTGATTATCGAAGTTTATGCCAGACACTTTCTTCACCTTCAACCGCACGGCATTGATTACGTCTTTGGTATATATCGTTTTAACAAGGCTTTCAGGCGTCAGCGCATTGAACCGTTTCCAATACACTTCCAAATCGTTTTTCAATATTGATGCCTTCATGAGATTCACGAGATGTTCCGACGCATTCTTCAAGACCGACAGGTCGCGCAAATCAAGGCTGAACACTTGGTGCGTCGAAATTGGCTTAGCAAAGATGACGCGATATAACTGTATTTGCCGACCGTTGAAAAGAAGAATCCAGTCTATCCCTTCATTTGCTGCATACGAAATACTTTGTCGCAGATGTCGCTCATTTAGGTCGAGGTCGATTGACTTCACTTCGACGACAAAGTGCTTTTTTCGCTTCAGCTGTATGACGTAGTCAGCATATTCGCCCCGAATTGCATACTCCGTTTTGATGTCTTCTAGCTCTTCATAGTTCAAAACCTCCGTCAGGAAATAATTGACCATAATCCGCGTAGCAGATTCATTTACATCCATGTTTTGCTTCTTGGTTAAGTACTTCTTGCGGTACTCACGAAGCCTTTTTTCTAGCTGCGCTCTTTGGTGTTCGGTTGCCATTACTCTTCCTCTGCATTAAATTATTGACAAAATCATTTATATCCTTCTCCTGGGCCAAGACTGCCTTCTGAAGTGTTTCAAGATGATTAATTTTTTTTATGCCTAATTTTTTCTGTAAGTATATGTAATAGCTCATAGCAAGTACGATAAGGATTATAAACATGCTGTATATATTAATTGAAAATTCATTTCCTATAGGTCGAGCAATGAACGTTATACCTACCAGCAGTAGTGCAATAGCTACATCGCTTGAAATATCTGTCCTTGCTAGTACTTGGTTACTAGAATAATTGTTCGTTACGTTTGAAGCATCTTTACGAGTTAGCTTGTTGTAGGTGGTGAAGTATTCTATATCACTAGTCAGTAAAGCTTTTGTGAGCATATTTCTATAACTTATTATGATTTTTTGTTCTCTTAACCCAAAGATTTGTGCGTTCAAGTCATTACTTTCAGCAGTACTTTTCATCCGAATAAGTAAATATATGGCATTAAAAATCAGAATTATGCTCCCGCATCCGAGAAATGCTACGTTCTCTTTTGAAATATTTTGCACGGCTAATAGTAGTGGTACTACAGCCGCCCCGAGCGTAAGAGATAAAGATATTAAGGTTTGAGAAAGTGAAATTGTAATACTAATAGAGTGATTTATTTTATCTTGACGCTCTGAATCAAGTTTATTGTAGAGTTCATTTAATGACTCTCGTTGAACTTTAATACTATCTTCTATGTTTTTTTCAATCGCCATCAATTACCTTTTAGGGATATGTAATATTTCACAAAGACATTCAATATCTTCACGTTGTTGTTCGGTAGTGTCGCGGGAGCGGACGGTTACGGTGTCTTTGGTATCGCCCTCTAGGCTGTCGAAGTCTACCGTTACTACGTATGGCACGCCTATTTCGTCCATTTTGCGGTAGTTTTTGCCTATGTTTCCGCTGTCTATCCAGAGCACGGCGCCAATCTCTTTCTTGAGCATGGCGTAAACCTCGCGGGCTTTAGCGACAAGTTCGGGGTTATTCTTTGCCAGTGGGCACACCGCTACCTTTACTGGGGCGAGTTCGTAGGGGAGTTTCAGCACCACACGGT encodes:
- the msrA gene encoding peptide-methionine (S)-S-oxide reductase MsrA → MARKSQKRGGVKSIVLGGGCFWCTEAVFVRVEGMTRVVPGYAGGKTPNPTYEQVCGGKTGHAEVVRVEYDETKTTLERILRIFFATHDPTTLNRQGADVGTEYRSIILYSDEADEVKAQSVIRELRGKTEARIVTEVAPLMVFYEAEAYHHNYFEQHPEQAYCQIVINPKLDKLRAFLRTETSKT
- a CDS encoding type II toxin-antitoxin system death-on-curing family toxin, producing MSGKTIDIEQLLMLHALVLANTGGGDGIRDMGRLEAAIATQSQEVFGTELYASVYEKSAAMVRGIIADHPFVDGNKRTAMLAGLTLLKINGIAVGMSNSQVEDFAVRVAVEHLSVDDIAAWLELHSKSNKG
- a CDS encoding AbrB/MazE/SpoVT family DNA-binding domain-containing protein is translated as MTFTTIQKAIKIGTSRGVILPAKELKRLNIGDDDELELIVRKKTDVATNDEVMAAAEDIMSKYRQAFKNLANR
- a CDS encoding TfoX/Sxy family protein, with the protein product MAYDTGLEERIDEVVAEWPVDVLKRKMFGGLGYFIHRNMAFGVKGDELIVKADEATAEKLLKEPGMGPFEFGGRSMKAWLLAAPEVLDEDNLPRLLEISRNYTLTLPPK
- a CDS encoding ribonuclease HI; the protein is MNTYYTDGSAIPNPGPGGFAVVSGGKPVVLGGEPGGGETTNIRMEGYAILAALKHAGGEPCQILTDSEFWINVITKWSLGWEANGWKKKGGEIKNLDIVQEVCPLYRASCAELVWVRGHVGHEGNELADHWANKARGGARV
- a CDS encoding type I restriction enzyme HsdR N-terminal domain-containing protein yields the protein MATEHQRAQLEKRLREYRKKYLTKKQNMDVNESATRIMVNYFLTEVLNYEELEDIKTEYAIRGEYADYVIQLKRKKHFVVEVKSIDLDLNERHLRQSISYAANEGIDWILLFNGRQIQLYRVIFAKPISTHQVFSLDLRDLSVLKNASEHLVNLMKASILKNDLEVYWKRFNALTPESLVKTIYTKDVINAVRLKVKKVSGINFDNQEVLDAIHELIVHECKAVRPKLLK